CAGCCGCACCTTTACCTTCCGCGGTGGCCTGGCCGAATGGCCACGCGCTCTGGCGCAAGCCCTGGGTGCCGGCAATGTCTGGACAGAACGGCGCGTGGTCAAGCTCCAACCACGCGACTCCTGGTGGGAAGTGACGATTGATGGTGTGAACGGCCCGGAGACACTCATCAGTCGCAGCCTCATTATCGCCACCCCAGCCTTTACGGCGGCTGATCTCATTGAGTCGGTTGATCAAAGAGCGGCTGGTGCCCTACGCGGCATTCCGTATGCGCCGGTAGCAGTGGTACATCTCGGCTTTCGTCGTGACCAGATCAGCCAGGAATTGAGCGGCTTTGGTGTGCTGGCCCCCTCAAGCGAACAGCGTCAGTTCCTCGGCATTCTCTGGACATCAAGCATCTTCCCGCACGTTGCACCACACGATCATGTCCTCACCACAACCCTCAGTGGTGGTGCTATCCGGCCCGAACTGGCCGAACGGAGTGACGAAACACTGATTGAAGCGGCCATTCGCGATCATCACCAGCTCCTGGGGATCAGAGGGCAACCGATCTTCACCCATGTTACTCGCTGGCGAACCGCCATTGCCCAGTATACCTTTGGGCACCGCGAGCGGATTGCCACCCTCGTGCAACTCGAACAGCGCCTGCCGACCATCCAGTTTGCCGGCAGCTACCGCGACGGCGTTGGAGTGCCCAAAACCTGGGCCAGCGGTGTGCAGGCAGGCGAGCGGATCGCTGCGGCACTGGCAGCCCATGGAACTACCGCAGTTTCCACAGAGACGGCGTCGGGGTGAGGAGAGAACGTTCCAGGCATCGCCGGTCAGATGCTGCGACCGGGTTTTAACGAGATGGTGGCGTGCGGGAGCTATGCTTCCGCACGCCCAACCGTGTACCACGTGCATCACGCAACCCGGAAAGTCTCCAATTCGGTGCGGGATTTCGCCGTGGAGACAAACACACTTCCACATATAGCCAGAAGTGTCATCCAACCACATGATCCGGTAACGTTTCCGAGACGTCCTCTCGTGTAGGTTTATCCTTTGCCCTTCACTTGCAATTAAGACTA
This genomic window from Chloroflexus aurantiacus J-10-fl contains:
- the hemG gene encoding protoporphyrinogen oxidase, with the translated sequence MMAGYDSVVIGGGIAGLAAAYTLHKRGYRVLVIESTNRVGGVIQTITTPEGYILDCGPNTVGTGDARLWQELIDLGLRERITPAAPCSKRRFILINGTPVEIPTSPVGLITTRLLSWRGKLRVLAEPFINRGSTDPDESVAAFFTRRIGAEATAHLLDPFVAGVYAGDPQRLSTAAVFPSLWEAAQRSGSIVRGMLSKPKPKTQVSEPKMRSRTFTFRGGLAEWPRALAQALGAGNVWTERRVVKLQPRDSWWEVTIDGVNGPETLISRSLIIATPAFTAADLIESVDQRAAGALRGIPYAPVAVVHLGFRRDQISQELSGFGVLAPSSEQRQFLGILWTSSIFPHVAPHDHVLTTTLSGGAIRPELAERSDETLIEAAIRDHHQLLGIRGQPIFTHVTRWRTAIAQYTFGHRERIATLVQLEQRLPTIQFAGSYRDGVGVPKTWASGVQAGERIAAALAAHGTTAVSTETASG